Genomic window (Trichomycterus rosablanca isolate fTriRos1 chromosome 27, fTriRos1.hap1, whole genome shotgun sequence):
taatgcAGTTaagttaaatgaaatgaaagaaatCTATTATGTTTCCTATTTAAACACATCATCTAAAATAACTGCAGTAATTAAGTACAAGATTTGCTGACTAACAATCTCAATACGACTATAAAACGTAAACAGTAAGAGTGTGTGAATATCAGGATTAAATATCAGGACTAAAACAAACTTTTTCAGTCTTTACAACATTCACCAAGTAAATGTGCAGCCATAATGGGTgaaatttaatgtaaaaataatagatGTTTATTGTTGCTTAATGTACCTAAAACACAGGCGTCAAACAGCTCACTGGATTGGTTTAATTATATTCTGTCTACTTGCAGTATTTTTACATATAGCCGGCCGGCTGAGCGTCTacacacatgattggctatgtctgaaacgTCTGATGGGGGAACTGTGGGCTTAGTTGACTAAACCCAAGTGACTTTTAAATACCTTGATACAGTGTTTGTTCTGTATTACCGTTTATTTTTAACTGGTTAGTTTGTTGGGGGTGAAAACtcgagtttgtgtgtgtgtgatattacTGATATTACATGTTTAGGAATTATGTGCAGTATGTTGTATGTTGTTCTATTCTATTGCAAAGTGAAAATAGGAGGTAAAAGCATACATGAGTCTGTTAGGAATGTAGATCATAAAATGAATTGAACACTCTACTTGGAcatacccaatcatgtctgtgtggatacCTGACCGGATGATAGCACAACTaaaattcgaaccctggatctcagcagtactgGGCTAGCGGATTTTatgtaagattttttttataaaaacaatttcaataCTTATCATGTTAAGtcaattaaaatgtacaaacacTAAACAAGCTTCGGTTCGTGTTACTGCTACATTCGAtgcatttaaacatttgttttgcttttatgTAATAGCATTTAAATCTGTGTTAGCATCAAACCATGTGACATAGTCATGCTTTTGCTTGCTATAAATCTAATGAAAGGGCCTTGTAGGATCTTGGGTTTAACCCTGTagagccaaaattatgtggacacctttccCAATGATTGAGTTTAGCCGTGCAAGCacgactgtacccctgtgcacaaagccaggTCCATAAAGAAATGGTTTAAAGGGTTCTGATCCAGGGAACTctactggcctgcacagagccgcAACAATATCAATCAGTGTGACCCCCCCCTGCATCATTCACCAGGGTAATACTAGCAGTCGATTATTAGTTTAGTTAAGTATATTATTGATCCCTAAAGGGAAATTGCAGCATTAAAGCACatcacaaacatcacacaaaaCTCGACAAAGTAGTGCAAaggaaatcaaataaaattagaatatacAGAACACAAGACAAAGAACAAAACACTAAAGGAATAAGcctaaaaggtgcagtttatAAACATTAAGGTGAGCTGTGCACGTTTGTATTTGTATGGGATTTGGGGTTTTCTGAAATGTCTGTGGGGATAATAAATCCAAACTGGATATTGTGAgtgctttgtttttttctccGAACTGAATGCACCGTCTCCCTGTCACTTTTTCACTTTGACTTTCTTGCTGTTCCTAACATTTCTGACTGcaaatttcctttttttattctgtACGTGCAGGCTGCAGCGTGTTCGACAACTGTAAGAGGTGCTATAACGGCGCATGGATGGCGAAGGTACTGCGCTGAGTGCAGGGCTGGTCTGGAGGAGACCGTCTCAGtaggtgtttttttctgttaccACCAAACCCTTCTGAAATGTTTCATTTAATATCATCTCACTGCAGTGGTGgaggaaataaagaaaataaacgtGTAGAAATGTTCCCCTGTTGATATTTTTTCAGTTATACGCTGGTCTCAAGGTCAGGTGACTCTAGAGGGTTATCCGATCAATGCCAAATGTGATTGGAAACTGCACGTTCGCACAGGGTTAGCAATGGAACTCAGGTAATATCTaatgctataataataatattctatcatctataataataataataatcttttacCCTTTAGGTTCACGATGCTTAGTCTGGAGTTTAATCACAAGTGTTAGTGCTACGACTACATCGAGGTCAGAGATGGTGGCAGCATTAACTCGCCCGTGATTGGTCGATACTGTGGAGACGAAATCCCACCACCAATCAGGAGCCCGGGAAGCTCTCTGCATATCCGCTTTGTATCAGATGGCTATAATAATTAGGACGGCTTTTCCACCATCTTTCAGGAACTCTCAGGTTCAGTGTGCTAACACAGGTattcatgtttaaataaaaaacccaagaaaatgcacatttttattttattaccagCCAAAACCagccatgtttgtttgtttgttggttttTTAACAATATTTGCTAACTTTGTCGTTCATATGGAGGTGTTTCATTATTCTGGCTTTGTTATTTCCCCTGTCGGGACTGAGCTGTGCGTGTTTTTGTATTTGCCTTATTTTACCCCGTCTGCCTGTGATTTCACTCCCATAATGGAATGTTTGGTGTAGAGGAACAAAACCATAATCACAATATTTATGGCAGGGGGGCATGTCCCACTCAATATTTAGATATTCTcttaatccccccccccccccccccatatagTCATGTAATCATTATGAATAAACATGTTTCACTTATTAGATTTGTGTAATTTTACACGTTTAGAATAGCAGGAACCCTCCAGACTTTCAGTAAGCATTCACCCTACAGCTCATATGCTACAGCTGTTCATGCATGGCCAAGAACTGATAGCGTATTGGCTGTTTACCAGATCAATAATGTAGCCCCAGCCAAAATTGGGTTTCTGCATGCTCGTATAATTAGATGTGAGTGGGTGGCACCTTGCTCTGTAATACTGGATGAGCCACAAGTGGAGTTTGGTGATGGAGTTTGCTGAACATATTCTACAGAAATCTAATGCTTAGATGATTTTAAAAGGTCCACGATGAAtgtgaagctgctggaacatgtgGGACGTTGTCCACCATGAGTTTTTAAAGCCTCAAAAAGACGGTATAGATTTTGAAGCATGGGATTTCTTATTGTACAGCAGGTTCCAAGCccagggggcggcacggtggctcggtgggtagcactgtcacatcacagcaagaCGTTCCTGGTtgattcgattcccagatggagcggtcagggtccacagtccaaagacatgcagtcaggttaactggagatactcaTGTCCCCCCATCCAGgtataagtttgtgtgtgtgtgtgtcttgtgatggactagtgacctgtctgtggtgttttctgcctttcgccagtgaattggacccactgcgacccggaataggataaagcggtggaaaAACAGACAgtacatgaatgaataaaaaaaggcTCTCAGCCTGAGCCCAGGGTAAaagaatgaaaaatgtaaaaactacAAAGGAAATCGAACACAGAAAAGAAACAGGATCAGAAGTGACTACAATTATAAAAGGCTACCACGACATTTAATGAAACTTTAGTTAACTGTTAGCTATATTACCTTTATATGTTCAGTATAAAACTAAAGCAGTGGATGGGCAGTAAACACGTCTTGGCTGACggactttttttttctgaaccattcctttaaaatgtatttatcagTATTTATCAGCGTACTGTACTGTCTGTCTGTACCAGTTTAAATCTCTGTGCTTACAGCTTGCAGATCCGATCCTTGTATGAACGGCGGAACGTGTTCACACGACGCACCTCAGGCTTTCCGCTGTGCTTGCCAGGCCGGCTACACGGGCCCACGCTGCGAGAGCAGTGAGTCTTATAATCGCTGATTTGCTGGAAAACACGAGACCTTACATGGTAATCGTGAGCGTGCGAACGGGCTAATGTTACAAAACGTTCTTCGTGGGAGCTCGGCTCTGTTTGGCGTGTAATTCTGGCACCGGTGCTTTTTTTCTGGCAGAACGAATTGAACCTGGATGTGTAGCCTCAGAGAGGCCCGTTCTTGGGGATGGTTTTGTGCAGTACAATGACAGAAACGTCGCCACTGCGGTTCGGTACATCTGCCATAAACCTTACAGTCTCAAAGGAGCCTCGTGGAGGACGTGTCTGTCCAACGGCACCTGGAGTGGCGTGGCTCCTACGTGCATCAGGGGTATGATGGACATGATCTGAacgtacataataataataataataatgtttgatTTATATTGCGCTTTTGACAATCTCAAGGTTGCTTTACGACAGAGGTACAGTAGATAATAATTATTACTCCCTGGAGGAGGAGAAACAAGATAGAAAAGCTATATGACAGCAGAAGGACAGAAATACTCATTaaaactgcatgtctttaagagagacttTAAAGAATAAATTCGAACAGTCTCGAAGAGATTGGGGCAAGGAGTTCCAAAAGAGGAGTCTACTGTAAGGAACAGTGAGAAACCAGCCATCAGAGCTTTTCATTCAGAAAGTTGCTGCTTCCACTAGATTTTGGGAAAgaattgcttttatttattacatttatttcatgATTATGTTCAGTTAATCTCCGAGCTGTTGGATGTGCTAAAGATCGGGGCTCTGTGAAGGTCACTCATGATCTACCACAGCAGattccaaacttttttttccaAGACCCTTTGACATGGAGTATGATATTATTCGTACTCCTACAGCAAGGATGACAAAAGGTGAACAGCTGAATGTGAATCGTAGTCGCTGTCTGTTGACCTTCGTGCTTTTGTGATAGGCAAATTAAATACGTGTCTATTCTCCAAGACCCAACGTAGACTATAGGTAGTTAAAATAGATCTAACTGGCATACTATTGATTTTTCAGTCCCAATTTTCTCAATTAAATGAAACAGGACCTTCCTCAAGGCTTACTGAGACCCCCTAGGAAGCCTTGGCCCCCTAGTTGAGGACCATTGATCTACATAATTTCACATCAGTCATGTTTTTAGTCACATTATTAGTTTGTACTAGTTTATCTGTTTATGTTACTTctctgtttaaatttttttttggaaattatGCAGAGGCTGAACTGATCAGTAAAGTTCCTCGCTGCCACCGCTACATCACTGTTTCTCCTCAACCGTCACAGACTCAGAGGGTTCAGATGAAAGTGTGGATTTCCATTGCTATAATCCTTATATTCTAAGCGGAAACTCCAAAAGAACATGCCGACCAGACGGTTCTTGGAGTGGCTGGCAGCCAGCCACAGTGTGTCAGAGGTATGGTTCTGCTGATAAGCCCAGTTACCATTGTGATGCATGACACTGTTACAGTTTAGTATTACTGGATCAGTCAGTTCAGTGTGGTGTTGTGTTGCAGCTTGTCGTGAACCGAAGATTTCAAAACTTGTGCGTCAAGGTGTTGAAATCTCAGCTTACTTCCAGGTACGCGTGTTTATTCCAGGCTTGGAGGATGTGGAATGAAAGGAACAGTTCGGATTTTGGGTGTGacctttgtccagcacatctgtAGCATTTGGGTTATTACTACTGACCAAAAATGTGGAGTGGACGCCGTGTCTCCTGTTCACCAGGTTggggcagcacacacacacatgatatcTGTAGTACAAAGTCTCTTCTCTATGGTGTTTTATTGCCTAAATGGTGGCAAGAGCACCACAAAGCATGCCAATACACACAAATGACTTGGTTAGTATAAACACTAATACTGAGGCTCCCGGCAGGCTGGGTGACACAGGAGGACACAGGTTAAAACGGTTCTTTTTAGCCATTGAGGTGGAATCTAAGGCCACAGTGGGCACAGGTTTACTGATACAGGGTTAAAGTTTGGAAAAACACTGTTATTTATTAAATCCTTAATTTTGCTGTGACATTCAGGTGGTTCTTTGGGATGTAATGTTGGTGGGAATGCTTTTGGCAGCCTCCTATTCCCAATTGAGCACTGATTGAATGCCACATCTAATCTGAGTtttgttgctgaccatgtgcatccattTATCGACACAATTGATCAGCGTCTGATAGCTACTTCCAGCATTATAATAAGCTATAAGCAACTACTACTGGTAGTAACATTTCAGTACTGAAATCTTTTTCTTCACAGTGTGTGGTAAGATCTCAAGCAAACCTCAGGCTCTGTCGCAGACCCACTGGCCGAGGCATGCCGCCGTGTACCACCGCCTCACCCCGAGGACCACGAGACGAGGGGACGCGTTCTCTGAAGTCGACATGGAGGACTGGCAGGAGGAGGACGTGGATAAACAAACGTGGCAGCTGGTGTGTAGCGGCGCTCCGGTGAGCCAGCATGCCGTTCTGATGCCAGCGCACTGTGTAGCCGAGCCAGGACACTCGCAGCCTGTCTCTACGACTGATCTAACAGTGGTGATGGGTAAACACGACCTTACCGAGCCTAGACTTAGCAAGAGGATTCAGCGTGTTCGGGTATGAGCTCTCACAGTAATGCACCAATCTGTTCTCCCTCCAGTGTCTGAATAATGTCAGCCAGCGGAGCCTGACTGCTTCACATACAGTAAAAGGCTTTAAAGTCTGAGTACGTCATTTTGTCTTTCATCACAGGTCCTCAGATCCTGATTCATCCCAGCTATGATCCTAACATGTTAGACTCAGACCTGGCTGTACTAAAGCTCGTGGAGAAGGTGAGGATCAGCCGCTTTGTTTCTCCAGTGTGTCTGTCTCGTACACAGGGAGGAGAGGTGACCGCTGAACAGGCCCACGTTGCAGGCTGGTCCGTACCAGGACAGAACGACCCGGCCGAAGAATCCGATCCTGAAGTGGGTCAGACCCCCGTGGCGTGGTGTGAAAGGCAGTACGCCGAGCGAGGGCTTCCCAATATTAGCTCCGGTACAGTCTGTCCTGCCGGAGTAGGAGGAATCGTTCTACTACCTTCTCACCCCCTGATGGGTTCGAATCTCTCTGATGTTGTATGGGAGCTGTTGGGTCTGGtactaaaaatactaaaaacacGCAGGTTTTAGCTTGTACTCAGGAACAGCCTTTTCTGAACCCTATCAATTAATAATGCATAATCTTCATCCAAAATAAACTGTGCAGAACAGCTCAGTTCTCATGTATTTTGGCATAACAAACCCCAAA
Coding sequences:
- the LOC134303880 gene encoding LOW QUALITY PROTEIN: inactive serine protease PAMR1-like (The sequence of the model RefSeq protein was modified relative to this genomic sequence to represent the inferred CDS: deleted 1 base in 1 codon; substituted 3 bases at 3 genomic stop codons); this encodes MYVELYWPAQSRNNINQCDPPCIIHQGCSVFDNCKRCYNGAWMAKVLRXVQGWSGGDRLIIRWSQGQVTLEGYPINAKCDWKLHVRTGLAMELRFTMLSLEFNHKCXCYDYIEVRDGGSINSPVIGRYCGDEIPPPIRSPGSSLHIRFVSDGYNNXDGFSTIFQELSERIEPGCVASERPVLGDGFVQYNDRNVATAVRYICHKPYSLKGASWRTCLSNGTWSGVAPTCIREAELISKVPRCHRYITVSPQPSQTQRVQMKVWISIAIILIF